The Anaeromyxobacter sp. genome includes a window with the following:
- a CDS encoding glycosyltransferase codes for MTSDPFQLTVCIPTYNRAAKLARLLGLLRDQILAGGLERRVMILVSDNASSDGTGEALASFDARGIRLEAIRQPRNLGFDGNIWELYRRATTPYLWYFSDDDLPYQGCVATVLSRIQASGPALLLFSFVQPPGTTQRPLASPDAVTTVTDPRQQAEIATAYPKLSIYAMRRVAPTPSLTERLEGLDGSAYTFVTLALEALAAGGHLEVLSAALAGCDEEFEHIRFPALTWSQYTRVFQHPFIARWAPHLVESSRRQSYLSLVSFLWAWRRGTLQVQEDLQADYWKALRSLPLRWRWLLSARRSLVQAVLLKVAPRLGPRAAGYLGRSTRRSNPIATHRSDQ; via the coding sequence ATGACCAGCGACCCTTTCCAGCTGACGGTCTGCATTCCGACCTACAACCGGGCCGCCAAGCTGGCACGCTTGCTGGGGCTGCTCCGCGACCAGATCCTGGCGGGCGGCCTGGAGCGGCGGGTCATGATCCTGGTCAGCGACAACGCCTCCTCCGATGGCACCGGCGAGGCCCTGGCCTCCTTTGACGCAAGGGGAATCCGACTGGAGGCCATCCGGCAGCCGCGCAACCTCGGGTTCGACGGGAACATCTGGGAGCTCTACCGCCGCGCGACGACCCCCTACCTCTGGTACTTCTCCGACGATGACCTGCCGTACCAGGGCTGCGTGGCCACCGTGCTGTCCCGAATCCAAGCGTCGGGCCCGGCGCTCCTCCTGTTCTCCTTCGTCCAGCCACCGGGCACGACGCAGCGCCCGCTGGCCTCGCCCGACGCCGTCACCACCGTGACCGACCCGCGGCAGCAGGCCGAGATCGCCACCGCCTATCCAAAGCTCTCGATCTACGCCATGCGGCGGGTGGCCCCGACGCCGTCTCTCACCGAGCGCCTCGAGGGACTGGATGGTTCAGCGTACACCTTCGTCACCCTGGCGCTCGAGGCCCTCGCCGCGGGCGGCCACCTCGAGGTCCTGTCCGCGGCCCTGGCCGGCTGCGACGAGGAGTTCGAGCACATCCGCTTCCCGGCGCTCACCTGGAGCCAGTACACCCGCGTCTTCCAGCACCCCTTCATCGCCCGGTGGGCCCCGCACCTGGTGGAGTCCTCCCGACGACAGTCCTACCTGAGCCTGGTCTCGTTCCTCTGGGCCTGGCGACGCGGGACCCTGCAGGTGCAGGAGGATCTCCAGGCCGACTACTGGAAGGCCTTGCGTTCGCTGCCGCTCCGCTGGCGCTGGCTCCTCTCGGCGCGCCGCTCACTGGTCCAGGCCGTCCTCCTCAAGGTCGCGCCGAGGCTGGGCCCACGAGCCGCCGGGTACCTGGGCAGGTCGACCCGCCGCTCCAACCCCATCGCCACGCACCGAAGCGATCAGTGA